In the Staphylococcus sp. IVB6240 genome, one interval contains:
- a CDS encoding D-glycerate dehydrogenase, with protein sequence MEKILVTRRIPEKFKQRLELIGEVEMWDHHLTPMPREQFMETAADKTILLITLSEKIDRDLLEQAPNLKIIANMAVGYDNIDLAEAEKRDVVISNTPHVLSETTAELGFTLMMAASRRLSEAIDYVKDGKWESWGPYLLAGKDIYRSKVGIFGMGEIGRALARRLKGFNADILYHNRSRNTKAENELGAFYTSFETLVRESDFIVCTAPSTPDTRDKFNKEVFKMMRNDAIFVNIGRGDIVVEEDLVEALQTGEIAGCALDVVRDEPIRMDHPLLTLPNAIVTPHIGSATVLTRDQMIQTCVLNIEDVVQGKSARNQVFMK encoded by the coding sequence ATGGAGAAAATTTTAGTAACACGTCGAATTCCGGAAAAATTTAAGCAGCGTTTAGAATTAATCGGTGAAGTTGAGATGTGGGATCATCATTTAACACCGATGCCTCGTGAACAGTTTATGGAGACAGCTGCAGATAAAACAATTTTACTCATTACATTGAGTGAAAAAATTGATCGTGATTTGCTTGAACAAGCACCTAACTTAAAAATTATTGCCAATATGGCAGTGGGTTATGACAATATTGATCTTGCTGAGGCTGAGAAGCGTGATGTCGTCATTTCTAATACACCTCATGTTCTTAGTGAAACAACAGCTGAATTAGGCTTCACATTGATGATGGCAGCATCTCGCCGTCTATCAGAAGCGATTGATTATGTAAAAGATGGCAAATGGGAAAGCTGGGGACCCTATCTACTAGCTGGAAAAGATATTTATCGTTCAAAAGTCGGTATTTTTGGTATGGGTGAAATTGGTAGAGCATTAGCCCGCCGTTTAAAAGGATTTAATGCAGATATCCTTTATCATAACCGTTCACGTAATACGAAGGCAGAAAATGAACTTGGCGCATTTTATACGTCTTTCGAGACACTTGTTCGCGAAAGTGACTTCATTGTCTGTACAGCACCATCAACACCTGATACACGTGATAAATTCAACAAAGAGGTATTCAAAATGATGCGCAATGATGCCATATTCGTGAATATTGGTCGTGGCGATATCGTTGTAGAAGAAGACCTTGTAGAAGCATTACAAACAGGTGAAATTGCAGGTTGTGCATTGGATGTTGTTCGTGATGAACCAATTCGCATGGACCATCCATTATTAACATTGCCAAATGCGATTGTTACACCACATATTGGTAGTGCTACAGTGCTAACACGTGATCAGATGATTCAAACATGTGTGTTAAATATTGAAGACGTCGTGCAAGGAAAATCAGCACGTAACCAAGTCTTTATGAAATAG
- a CDS encoding YuzD family protein: MTKVSVVIYGAETVCASCVNAPSARNTYDWLETLLPKKYPNLNFKFTYIDIDRDTENLTDHDEQFIEQIRNDELFYPLVTMNDEYVADGYVQLKPLKRYMSEHFDVTDTTSEQ; encoded by the coding sequence ATGACAAAAGTGAGCGTAGTAATATATGGAGCTGAAACTGTTTGTGCAAGTTGTGTCAACGCACCAAGTGCACGCAACACCTATGATTGGTTAGAAACGTTATTACCTAAAAAATATCCAAATCTTAACTTTAAATTCACATACATCGATATTGACCGTGACACAGAGAACTTAACAGATCACGATGAACAATTTATTGAGCAAATTCGAAATGACGAATTATTTTATCCACTTGTAACGATGAATGACGAATATGTTGCTGATGGCTATGTGCAATTAAAGCCATTAAAACGTTATATGTCAGAGCATTTTGACGTCACTGACACAACAAGCGAACAATAA
- a CDS encoding NifU family protein, which produces MPTEDTTMYDQVAEVIEKLRPFLLRDGGDCALVDVEDGIVKLQLLGACGTCPSSTITLKAGIERALVEEVPGVIEVEQVF; this is translated from the coding sequence ATGCCAACTGAAGATACAACAATGTACGATCAAGTCGCAGAAGTCATTGAAAAATTACGTCCATTTTTACTCCGTGATGGTGGTGACTGTGCACTCGTTGACGTAGAAGATGGAATTGTAAAACTTCAATTATTAGGTGCTTGTGGGACTTGCCCAAGTAGTACAATTACATTGAAGGCAGGTATTGAGCGTGCCCTTGTAGAAGAAGTGCCTGGTGTTATTGAGGTAGAACAAGTATTTTAA